From one Plectropomus leopardus isolate mb chromosome 8, YSFRI_Pleo_2.0, whole genome shotgun sequence genomic stretch:
- the tcf15 gene encoding transcription factor 15, with translation MTFAMLRPVATHLIYSDFTITSEDDENRSESDGSSEQSYCGSTEKRRRISRKLEGESAVVVKQRSAANARERGRTQSVNTAFTALRTLIPTEPVDRKLSKIETLRLASSYISHLANVLLLGDGGADGQPCLGAVHAQGESGAQQPRTICTFCLSNQRKGIKDGKDCFKMRGLGPLRMRR, from the exons ATGACTTTCGCCATGCTGCGGCCTGTGGCGACACACTTGATCTACTCAGACTTCACTATCACATCCGAGGATGATGAAAACCGCAGCGAAAGCGACGGCAGCTCGGAGCAGAGCTACTGTGGCTCCACCGAAAAACGACGAAGGATCTCGCGCAAACTAGAAGGAGAGTCCGCGGTGGTGGTGAAACAGAGGAGCGCAGCTAACGccagggagagaggaaggacCCAGAGCGTCAACACCGCCTTCACAGCTCTCCGGACTCTCATACCCACCGAGCCAGTGGACAGAAAGCTCTCCAAGATTGAAACTCTTCGACTTGCATCTAGCTACATTTCCCATCTGGCCAACGTGCTTCTGCTGGGAGACGGCGGCGCTGATGGACAGCCCTGCCTCGGCGCGGTTCATGCGCAAGGAGAGAGCGGGGCGCAGCAGCCACGGACCATCTGCACCTTCTGTTTGAGCAACCAGAGAAAAGGG ataaagGATGGCAAAGACTGTTTCAAAATGCGAGGGCTGGGTCCACTGCGAATGAGACGCTGA
- the LOC121947054 gene encoding uncharacterized protein LOC121947054, producing the protein MSQKVLFIKLLLLHYTTQSESEIEADCHENVSVMCPGFEIDTVNFISLAWYKFNNTMKHGIIRKGRDNIIQDYGFPRSPKPQFGKKHSLLLTSVTPEDSGTYECDISANVGGRNLNLHVNLKVNDCATQTELTTTTSASNTTLHCKGYGEDFPVKWGIVGYVAVGLTKIVLSLVTIGVIQAVHMRSSRRWQRKW; encoded by the exons ATGTCCCAGAAGGTTTTGTTCATTAAG ctgctgttgctgcattACACAACCCAGAGTGAGTCTGAAATTGAAGCAGATTGTCATGAAAATGTTTCGGTGATGTGTCCAGGCTTTGAAATTGACACAGTGAATTTCATCTCTTTGGCCTGGTACAAG TTCAACAACACGATGAAACATGGAATTATCCGGAAAGGTAGAGATAACATCATACAAGACTATGGCTTCCCTCGTTCACCCAAACCCCAGTTTGGAAAGAAACACAGTTTGTTGCTCACCAGTGTGACACCTGAAGACTCGGGCACCTACGAGTGTGACATCAGTGCAAATGTAGGGGGTCGAAATCTGAATCTACACGTCAACCTAAAAGTTAATG atTGTGCGACCCAGACTGAACTGACGACAACGACATCTGCGTCTAACACAACTCTGCACTGCAAAGGTTATGGGGAGGACTTTCCTGTCAAGTGGGGCATTGTAGGCTACGTGGCAGTGGGCCTCACCAAAATAGTTTTATCTCTGGTCACCATTGGG GTTATTCAAGCTGTTCATATGAGGTCGTCGAGACGATGGCAGCGTAAGTGGTGA